The region GCAGCCGAGCCAAGGCCGAATTCTCCAGGACGGCGGCGTTGGGGCAAGAACGGGGAATTTGGCCACCACGTTGGTGATGGTGCCGGCGGCGTCGCACACCACCTGCATGTTCATGGAGTGGTAATTGCCGGCGTTGCGGTAAGCCGGTTCGTTTTCGGAAGGAGCCCGTAACGCCACGTGCATGCCGCCCACCAAACCCAACACCCCGGGGAAGGCGCCGGCGACCGTCCCGGCGCGAGCGGTCGTCGGCGGGAAGGCGATGtaccgcgccgccccgccgcttgCAGCGCCTCCAAGAACTGGCGCCAGGCAGTTGGACATGGCCGACTGGCTGATGCCGGTGCTGTCGCGCGTGGCCGTCTGGAAAGAGCCGGAAGCCAAGAAGGTGAGGGCGGAGGTGACCTTAACGGCAACCGGCAGAGCGTGGCTGCGACCCGTCAGGCTCTCCAGGTCGGCTCCCAGCTCCCGGCACAGCCCGGCGATGGCGGCTTTGTCCAGCCGGTAACGCGCAGCACCTGCTCCTCGCTCAGGTCCAGGAAGGAGCAGCGCGCCCGGTACACCCGGTGCTCGGGGTAGAACCGACGGCGTCGGCCTCGCTTGCGGCCGGGGGGtcgggacccccccgggacccccccccgcccgtcgccgcctctccccccccccccgctccgcgcTCCCGCacccgccgcagcagcagcaccgaGTCCGACATggcccgggggcgggggctgcggcgggaggggcggggctgcggcgggaggggcggggctgcggcgggaggggcggggctgcggcgggaggggcggggctgcGCGCAGAACGGCGCTGGGCGAGGAGGGGCGGGGCCCTAAGGGAGAGGGGCGGGGCTCTCGGGGTAAAGGCGGGGCTCTATGGACGGGGCTCTGGGGGAGAAGGGCGGGGCCCAAAGGGAGAGGGGGCGGGGCTCTACGGGAGGGGGCGGAGCTCTAGGTTGGGGCGGGGCTCtgtgggagaggggaagggcGAGACCCCCAAGGAAGGGGCGGGGCTCTAC is a window of Harpia harpyja isolate bHarHar1 chromosome 27 unlocalized genomic scaffold, bHarHar1 primary haplotype SUPER_27_unloc_2, whole genome shotgun sequence DNA encoding:
- the LOC128138043 gene encoding atherin-like, translating into MPPTKPNTPGKAPATVPARAVVGGKAMYRAAPPLAAPPRTGARQLDMADWLMPVLSRVAVWKEPEAKKVQEGAARPVHPVLGVEPTASASLAAGGSGPPRDPPPPVAASPPPPAPRSRTRRSSSTESDMARGRGLRREGRGCGGR